A single Ignavibacteriales bacterium DNA region contains:
- a CDS encoding fibronectin type III domain-containing protein: MRLLAAAVLLSGVFLNYNCADSVTGSDKLPPNVILYKPSSNDTLLVQRYEVIYDASDDQKIASVDLYINDQFRERFAPPPNAARPAVYWNMDTTLAGNTHTVHLIVTDASGNSVKSEVKTNIFVTLTKDPPSAPFDLQLKNLTSTLVNISWKDTSRFSKGYELWKKTGFSGNYVKYRTFPAGSFNTNDVLSDPEGEYYYKIRSFNEYGYSIFGEEVNTSGAGGSINVSPPTKLTVKVFGTQKTVLTWQDNANNENYFGIERSRESGEFEQVGVVPLNSTGFTDSARGLAANVTYTYRIKAYSTTDSSWSGGRTVTMSSFNINRPSGLTAQQVSPTRINLTWVDNSNFEIRTFVERKEGPAGQFVVVGSSGTDISAYSDTTFPSGTLLYYRLQAFDGNGYSEYSNELNIISSGKPVILQDKKQLKTR, encoded by the coding sequence ATGAGATTATTGGCAGCAGCGGTGCTGTTATCAGGAGTATTTTTAAACTACAACTGTGCAGATAGTGTAACGGGCTCGGATAAACTTCCGCCGAATGTAATACTCTATAAACCCTCATCAAATGATACACTTCTTGTTCAGCGCTATGAAGTTATTTATGATGCAAGCGATGATCAGAAAATTGCATCGGTCGATCTCTATATTAATGATCAGTTCAGAGAGAGATTTGCACCACCGCCTAACGCAGCAAGACCAGCGGTGTACTGGAATATGGACACTACTTTGGCCGGAAATACCCATACAGTTCATCTGATAGTAACTGACGCAAGCGGAAACAGCGTAAAAAGTGAAGTAAAAACCAATATCTTCGTAACTTTAACAAAGGATCCTCCGTCTGCTCCGTTCGATCTGCAGTTAAAAAATCTTACGAGCACCCTTGTAAATATTTCCTGGAAAGATACGTCAAGATTTTCCAAGGGATATGAACTGTGGAAAAAAACCGGGTTCTCAGGGAATTATGTTAAATACAGAACATTTCCTGCCGGGAGTTTTAATACAAATGATGTATTGTCAGATCCTGAAGGGGAATACTATTACAAGATACGTTCGTTTAATGAATATGGTTACTCTATTTTCGGAGAAGAAGTAAATACCTCCGGAGCAGGCGGTTCCATAAATGTTTCGCCTCCGACAAAACTTACAGTAAAAGTATTTGGAACCCAAAAGACCGTGTTGACATGGCAGGATAATGCAAATAATGAAAATTACTTTGGTATAGAGCGTTCAAGGGAATCTGGAGAATTTGAACAGGTTGGAGTAGTGCCTCTGAATTCTACAGGTTTTACTGATTCTGCAAGGGGTCTTGCAGCCAATGTAACCTATACATACAGAATAAAAGCATATTCAACAACAGATTCATCCTGGTCTGGAGGCAGGACGGTTACTATGTCTTCCTTTAACATTAACCGGCCAAGCGGTCTCACTGCTCAGCAGGTTTCACCAACCAGAATAAATCTGACATGGGTTGATAACAGTAATTTTGAAATCCGGACATTTGTTGAACGTAAGGAAGGTCCTGCAGGTCAGTTCGTGGTCGTAGGCAGTTCAGGCACCGATATATCAGCATATAGTGATACTACATTTCCTTCAGGAACATTATTATATTACAGGCTTCAGGCATTTGACGGCAACGGTTACTCTGAGTATTCAAATGAATTAAACATCATTTCCTCAGGTAAACCCGTTATTCTTCAGGATAAAAAACAATTAAAGACGAGATAA